Proteins from one Aureimonas sp. SA4125 genomic window:
- a CDS encoding SUF system Fe-S cluster assembly protein — translation MAQGASDVSAIPAEELTRLTDDIVAALKTVYDPEIPADIYELGLIYKIDIEDDRSVGVEMTLTAPGCPVAGEMPIWVENAVSSVEGVSHVRVNLVFDPPWTPDRMSEEAQVAVGWF, via the coding sequence ATGGCGCAAGGAGCGTCCGACGTCTCGGCGATCCCGGCCGAGGAACTCACACGGCTGACCGACGATATCGTCGCCGCGCTGAAGACCGTCTACGACCCTGAAATACCGGCCGACATCTACGAGCTCGGTCTCATCTACAAGATCGACATCGAGGACGACCGCAGCGTCGGCGTCGAAATGACGCTGACCGCGCCGGGCTGTCCCGTCGCCGGTGAAATGCCGATCTGGGTGGAAAACGCCGTGTCCTCCGTCGAGGGAGTTTCCCATGTCCGGGTCAACCTCGTCTTCGACCCGCCGTGGACCCCGGACCGGATGAGCGAAGAGGCACAGGTCGCCGTCGGCTGGTTCTAG
- the sufA gene encoding Fe-S cluster assembly scaffold SufA, with translation MGRFAIMNLTDTAALRVRDILAAKGGDALGLRVGVKKGGCAGMEYTVELATETKPHEDMVEKNGAKVFVAPEAVLFLLGTEMDYEETTLRSGFTFRNPNQTSACGCGESVELTPVDASAIENRAV, from the coding sequence ATGGGTCGATTCGCCATCATGAACCTAACCGACACCGCCGCCCTTAGGGTGCGGGACATTCTGGCGGCAAAAGGCGGCGATGCCCTCGGTCTGCGCGTCGGCGTGAAGAAGGGCGGCTGTGCCGGTATGGAATACACCGTCGAACTCGCGACCGAAACGAAGCCGCATGAGGACATGGTCGAAAAGAACGGCGCCAAGGTCTTCGTCGCCCCGGAGGCCGTCCTTTTTCTGCTCGGCACCGAGATGGACTACGAGGAGACGACGCTTCGCTCGGGCTTCACCTTCAGGAATCCGAACCAGACCTCGGCCTGCGGATGCGGCGAATCCGTGGAGCTGACGCCGGTCGACGCGTCGGCGATCGAAAACCGCGCCGTCTGA
- a CDS encoding TfoX/Sxy family protein, with translation MDEDLLREVFESLGTISVRRMFGGQGIYADGTIVALVVRGDLMLKGDAQSVPVFEAAGSTRWVYATSGRPEVQMPYFTAPGEIFDDPGLRGLLGGAGVRSGTPQCCFQEAGHSDVKTAALIKVAAARGVARVPSAR, from the coding sequence ATGGACGAAGACCTGCTCCGCGAGGTTTTTGAGTCGTTGGGCACGATCTCCGTCCGGCGCATGTTCGGCGGGCAGGGCATCTACGCCGACGGGACGATCGTGGCCCTTGTCGTGCGGGGCGATCTCATGCTGAAGGGCGACGCGCAGTCTGTGCCTGTGTTCGAGGCCGCCGGTTCGACCCGATGGGTGTATGCGACGTCAGGGAGACCCGAGGTCCAGATGCCGTATTTCACCGCTCCCGGCGAAATCTTTGACGATCCCGGATTGCGCGGCCTATTGGGCGGCGCTGGCGTTCGAAGCGGGACGCCGCAGTGCTGCTTCCAGGAAGCGGGCCACTCCGACGTCAAAACGGCCGCGCTGATCAAAGTCGCGGCCGCTCGAGGTGTTGCAAGGGTTCCGTCTGCACGCTGA